The DNA window GGGTAAGCCAGGACCAAAGCCTCCAAATAAGATCAGACCATtccagataaaattcaaaaattataaatttacaagttTTGAATTTTCTGGGTATTTAAACTTCcgacttaaattcacagctctTACCGTTGTGCCAGGTAGGCCGTCAATAACTAATGATTGAAGTTCTAATACAAGTCGAAAAACGCTTTACTTTAGGGTGATGGTACCAACACCAATAGTTTCTGTACGAGAGCTTCAAGAAAATATGTCTTTGAACTATTTTTCAAGTGACGAAACTGTTTGCTCCATATGTTTATTGAACCGTCACGAATGTTATTGTgaacaatagttatttatttaagtacctaactTTTTATTGGCTTTAAGCTTTCTTCATAGGTTTATAgctttactagcggaccccagcgccatctgtcggactGTTTTGTGAATGTAAACCATTCACGGTGCCACCCAAAATCCAaatgcataccaaaaaattcattcaaaatggtccagccgtttagtaGGAGTTctgtgacatacacacgcacacaagaaatatatatataaagatttagctttaaggcgaaattaaacttagagtaaaatttttaaattgttgttttttttttaaattttaatcgttattttcatttgtttaatattaaccCAGATAAGCCTACTGTCCTATATTTAGgacagtagaaataaaaaaaaatatcagaatacCCTCTTTATCTAAGATTATTTAGTCTTATGATTTGCAGTAAGAAACGTGTCAgctttattagaaaaaataaaaagacagttattttaacagtttttaccTTATATTTTACCTTATAAGTGTGTAATAAAAGTGCGTTGCAGACATGGCAAATGACaggtatgtataaaaagttatattttactcgtgagttgtttttttctgtgttaATATCTAGTTGATAACCTTAActtttgtactaaataaatattctagcaaaataatataaataaattacgtataACTTGTTACAAATACTAGCGTACTATATATAGGACAGTAGGATAATATACATGattttagtacaataataaaactttttctttacaGACCGTTAGCTGCGCATGAAATTttagatgctttagaaaatgatTCTGATAATGAAGAAGATTATAGAGAACGACTGATATGTATTCTACCTCCTCCTGTTGATCCTGACTGTCTCACGGACGAAGATTCGGGTGAAGAAGATAATGTAACTTTGAATAATTTGCCACGAAACATTCTGCTTCAACCGGCTGAAGTAATGATTCAAGGGCAGATTATGGTGAGTGATACAGAAGAAGAACCTTCTGATTCTACAGGTCGAACTAAACGTAGGCGTACCTACGAATGGAGAAAACGGGACTTGGCAAAAAATCCCGTGAATTGGCCAGATGTTCAAGGCGCTTGCCAAGATAAGCGCCCAATTGAGTGGTTTGAATTTTGATTACAGAACGACACATGACAACACGTTCATTATTGCTAAATGGCATGACAATAATATATTCAGTATTGCTTCTAATGCTGTAGGAAAAAATCCTAAACAATCTGCCAAACGCTTGTCACAAAGTGAAAAGAGAAACATTGTCATAGAAGAACCACATATGGTGTCCATCTATAACAAATATATGGGAGGAGTGGATCGGTcttatgaaaatatttcacattaCCGAATTGGTATACGAGGTAAGAAATGGTACATGCCGTTGCTCACACACATGATTGATCTTGCCGAACATAatgcatggcagttatataaaataaatcatggaAAATTGGATCATCTTGGCTTTCGCAGAAGGGTAGCAATTGCTTTGATTGAATCAAACAGAAAGAATGCCAAAAGAGGGCCTAGCCGACCCTCCCATCATGAACATGCTGATAGTCGTAAAGACCAAATGAATCATCTGGTTATTCCTCAATCGAAGCAAACACACTGTCGTCAATGTCACAAAAAATGCTTGACACGTTGCAAGAAATGTGATGTTGGAGTGTGTGTCAAGTGTTTTGAAACATATCATTCATAAATAGTGTTAATCTAGTAAATTACATATAACAATGGGTAATATAATCAATAGTTATCTAATAAACTACACTTTTTGATTAAATTCTGTTTTGTCATAAATGGTCTTTTATTTCCTCTTATTATCCTACTGTCCTACATATAGGACGGCTGTTTCCCTGAAAGCcttacacttaatttttttttcataattttttttatgttgcattagatctaataaactaaataatgtaacttttttcaaaattttcagaaaattttagtttcagGCTTATCTGGgttaattcttttattcttataatttttgcttttaacttaatttaattatttttaaccgggctaacttcaatgttgtgtataccagtgtaagtgataactgtactaaaacaataaactataatctaaaattattaataataatacagtgtatcgttggtatatctaatgaaataaataaatgagtacGCTTCTGAAGAAAGTATTAAAGGTACATATCATTTTgtaatgtgtttattattttttcttataatttcttattttttctcGTAATAGATGTGTGTATTAGTGCATGTGCAATTtgtatgttgttagtgctcttaatgaataaataagcatgcaaaggcggccttatctcattttacttggcaccgacttaaaaatgctgtagaaaaaatttatttcacGCTTTTTTATGGATAGCTTTGCAATcatattatagatagatagatagatatatacattctttattgcacacaattaagggataaagataatataaattgaaacataaatataagaagaataaaaatgcgcaaaggcggtcttatacctttaagcgatctcctccagacaacccttaatgaaagaagaaaaggagtacggaaacgggatagtgcaattttaaaaatatatcataacataaactacatcgactatatataacaataatagctaatacaaatacaaataatatataaataaatacatacacatataaatatatacatattatatatatatatatatatatatatatatatatatatatatatatataaatatatacaaatacatacagagcaaagagtagataaataatattcttttaaacgacttcatattatgtatgttataaaagCCGAATATCACTGCTCATAACCTACTTCAAAATATTGCTTTGCCCGAAGCAGGGGTAGGGCGTTAagttaaaaagtatattatacacataaaatatactatcgacataaatatatatgaatatccCATGAATTTTTGTATCATACAATCTAGTTATGTTCAAAACAATTAAAGTTTACTTACTATGTAcaccagtaataaaaaaaaaatatttctgcatttagaatttttttttttatttttttttttttttgacgtgacaacgtcttataaattggtttgccgggtgacacttcaagaaactgagttacgctccgctcacgttatgcgctcacaatgagagcgagtgagaggcacgtgcccgcctaagagcgagagagacagacataaaaagtgaaaggcacgcgtccctttgtagtaaacgctgtttcattgtacgcaaatgtattgcaagttattgtatgtatatttgtatataaatacgtatgtatgtgtaaaggtaaaaataaaattttgttaatatgaaattcagtgcgagattctttgtataaattaatgttttaaatataattctttgtataaataaatgttttaaattgttactattatttcatccttcttcctactatacgaatgaatattcacattaaaattattttaccactcaaagtcgttgtcacctaaaactttcgcccgtataccgactttacaggcaaccaatttttttttaaataaataaatatactacgacaatacacacatcgccaactagccccaaagtaagcgtagcttgtgttatgggtactaagatgactgatgaatatttttaggaattatatataaataaatacttagaaaatacatataaacacccagacactgaaaaacacttatgctcatcacacaaacattttccagttgtgggaatcgaacccacggccttggactcagaaagcagggtcgctgcccactgcgccagtcggccgtcaaaattttcATATTAGTTTCATATTAGTTTGTAAttgttaattttcatattagtttgtaaaattgtcatattaggtacctatttgttttatattgctGCACGAAACGAACACAATTAATGACTGCATTGATACCGCCGCACCACACCGCATTTCCTCGATAAGGATGCTTCTTACACCacacttaataatttaattttcttaatattttctttctgtttattattttaagcaaagaatagttatttttttatctctggctttacacagattacCCAATAAGATCTATTATATTACTCCGATTTTCAATATTTCGAtaatcgaaaacgactcctcgattacgAGCGAATcgtgtactaaggctacagctGTACGAGGATAAAGTATTCGTGTTTAAATCGAGATGAATAAAATCAGAATGAATGAGTGACTTACCCGAAGGTGAGAAATATCGcgtaagttattattttacaagtCATGTCTCCCGAGCGTCGTCCCCTTGCCGACTGAACACCGATAGCCCCGTGACACTGCAttcataacaattattattaacgttgcaaattaataaaattgaaatgtttgtttgtaataataCAATAACAGCTTTTCGTTAGATGCTTTCTATGTAGAgtagatatttttatactatttgtgacaaagtcaaagtcaaagtcaaagtcaaagtcaaagtcaaatatatatttattcaagtaataGATGGAAATTTTGAATAGGCGTACATTACACGAGaggatggcgataaccatattcgtaaacttataactaaagctacgagggttccaaacgcgtcctggtctaagaagaaacccacaacaaaattagccggatgttattttttgttatcaccctcatctcacattgtcatttaaacttattagacgagcaacctggttagagccataattcacacccaagcatttttatcgatcGTCCGGGGACATACTACCGACTTTTTCATTTATCTCatagatttaagaacatacagaaccctcattcagctattattgcatgcagtacaTTGTGACCAAAAATGGTGAAAGATCCCCGCGCACTTCTCACGTCGCAGCCgggtaatgttgctagctcacaaacttttccaattTACAACCAACTTACAacaaggaggaggttctcaattcaactTTATGCTTTGTATACTTGTTACTTAACTACTCCGCCAATAATTATCAACCGATTttaatgtttctgtttttgtttgaTAGGTTTTATCTAACAGATTTATTGGAggaatcctttttttttttttattaacgataggccagcgtttgacgacaatcatgcccgttagaaagcaatgatgaggttggagcacgcttgcctagaaaaagcctattcactccgcgtgttgatgggatatcaaccacataaggatgccaccgctctcggtgtctcgctgttctgtggtagaacggggaagggggaacaagattgtgaagttcctgagcacactcaccgaagtatatccggtaaaaaaccgaagAAAACCTGGAGAAATTTAGGTgaatcttcaaatattataggcctATAACAATGGTTAAGTGGAACTGCTGATAATTGACCATTCATGGCCACAGGAACTATACAATAGTCAGGTCTCGGGAAAAGTAGTATCTTTTAAAAGGATATGATTaacatttggctattataactgAAATAATTGCAAAGCTACCCACTAAAAAGGCGATCCTCAAAGCGATTTTGATGGGACTTTCAGAGTAGGTAGGGCATTTTACAGAGCTTAACATAAGCCACttttatattttggaaatcTTCCCCAAACAAAGATATAATAGGGGTTGAAAAACTGTATGAGTGAGCCAGGTTTATAGTTAGGGACTTTTAAATTTAAGGTTAGATTGTGGTTCTTATTTCTACACGATTCGGTACCTACATTTTCTCATTAGGAAAAATATtgacagttttataaaaaaaattaagtatgtacttatatgtttaatttcctatttattttttacaatttttgattattatttgaaaaaatataattttatgtattataaacaTAACGTTATCTAGATATTAGTGGGTgtttagattgttttttttttttttataattagtaatttattttgatatttcctccaagtgtaggttaaAACACTAATATTTAGACAttcaaattacaatattttatttccgtTGGAATCAGCTCTCGTCTCAGAAACCCCCAGAAACCCCCAGAAACCCTCAGGGTGTAGTATTtcggataaaagtttgtatgggataattgtatttattagaaatattgtaacgcagacgaagtcacgggcaccCACTAGTATTATATAACACTACAATATGTACCTCGTATGTATTGTATtgattagcatgttcaactacgtaggtccagggttcgattcctgggtcGGAAAAACtcagatttatattatttttgttgtttcttaTCTACCTTGCCAGTATCACAAATTGCTAAGTACCGTGGTACCTATCGACATAGCATTTCATtcaaaagatatttattgtgtatgtcactataaatatactatatgtaAGGCTATATTATTATgctatgtaataatataatcaatggATTCAGGGCATAATAATAAATGGCCAACGCTTAGGTTGGTTTGTAatggcaatttataatattaatttatttgaattaagaatatatattaagtgtaatataatatgttttttttaacaaaacgcaCTAAAAGAATTCGTTCAGTGACATCTAttggcaaagtcaaagtcaaagtcaaagtcaaaaatatctttattcaagtaggcccacaggtggcacttttgatgcgtacataagaattacacggtagtgagatgatggcgatgaccacattcgtaaacttaaatctaaagctacgagggttccaaacgcgtcccggtctaagaagaagcccacaacaaacttagccgggtgtttttttttttttttgttatcaccatctcacaatgtcattttaaattattagaagagcaacctggttagagcaataatttacacccaagcttttttatcgtttacgtagtcctttatactgtaataggacttttctataagcttacgtttaatacaaactttgaactttttaagagacatctccaagatgacagtGACATCTATCGAAAGgttgacaaaataaaattaacgcgGTACGTCTACTCgccgctagatggcgctgttacTGCAACCGTTCAGCATTGGACAATGTGCTTGTAAAATACGAGAGTATTCTCGAAAGTTCTCAGGCATGCGCGACGCCAGCAGGTGGCGCTGGTCGAACTATATAAAGGCCGCGCGCTCGCTGATTGGCTGTCATTTTCCAACGGAATCTGGGAGATAACAGACTAGAGAGCGAATCAACCAAGACTAcgacaaaaagaaaaatgttcgGCCGACAATTCGACGGTAAAAAGCACCGGAAATCACAAAATGAGTTGCGAGCGTTTTACCAAATCGTTCCAAAGGGCTATTTCGACAGCATCGACTCCGAATTTGGTCGCGTTGCAGATATAATAGAACGCGTAGCCTTGAAGGAAAGTCATGTGTCCGATTACAACAAATTCCAGGTGAATGTCGACGTGCAGCACTTTAAGCCGGAAGAAATCTCCGTGAAAGTTCTGGATGGATACATTATTATTGAATGTAAACATAACGAAAGAGAGGACGCCCACGGCTTTGTATCCAGGCATTTCTTGAGAAAGTATCCGCTGCCGGCAGGTTGTCTACCCGACACTGTGGAGTCCAGTCTTTCCAGCGATGGCGTGTTGACGGTGACAGCGCCAAGAATTCTAGCAATGCCTTCCTCGGGTGAACGGATTGTGGTCGTAGTCAAGACGGGACCGGTTCGGAAGAAAGATGGACCATTCTggatgtaaattatattttagtattgcCCCTTCTACTATTTTATACTGCAtacataaattgtttttttttttcaaaactacACTGTTATAAAATCTGCTAAAGTTTTTACCTTGTAATAGTttagtaaacttttttttattgttaaagacTGAACTGTACTTTACTTCCTGCCTAAGTTAGTTTTAAGAAataggtaggtttttttttcgatatattttaattaagaatttatattaagtgtaatataatatgtaaaatatgatgTATGTAAATTGGTAGGTAGGGATGACCTacctacaataaatatttaaatttcaaaactgtGTTTCTTTTAATTAGTCAGACCTTTaacattgaaaatataatagaatttaCAAGATGGTAATGACATGTACGGTATCTACGTTCAGACAATTTTTTGAAAACGAAAAGAGACTTATTTTTTGATAGGTAgacaaataaagttttatcatataattcattatctgttttttattttataacttatctATCTATAAAGTATAATTAATTCCTTTACCTATCTGCATATTTTAAAGATCATTTACCAGGTAGGCAAGTAGgtatcttaatatatttttgaccgGAACTCGAACCGTACAAAAGCCGTTTTATTCAAATGTTCGTAGGTTACATAAAAGGGTTTTTACTATATAGGAACATATTCCTAGtccgaattataaaaaacgtagaaaagagttCAGTACTTGGGTATTACGTTTGACCTTTCGTAAAGACAGATATAAAATGCATAGGATATAAATCAATGTTGCATCGTCTATAAAGCGCAGGTCCAACCAACATGTACAAGCTAGAGCTCAAAATATAATGGGCGATCCATACAGATCTCTATTAACGACCGTTTCTATATGAAACATCACAACAAGGAAACATCTCGCATCTCAACTTATAACGGTCACTCGTATCTAGATAAGGCTAAAACGTGCAGATTCCAGAATTAATTGACACCTCAGCTACGATATCTCAATTTATAATGGTCACTCCTTTAAAAAAGTACAATTtaccaaaatatacagatacCTCTCCTggcaaatatcaatttataataGCCAACATTTAAATGAGTATGAAGCTACCATGATAGCCTGACACCTCACCTGTGCTCATATTTGACGTCTCAATTTATGATGGATTATCGTGCAAAAGCTTGAACGCACCAGTTGAAGTTGATTCCACCCCTAGTCGGTGGGAGTGCCATCCCAGTTCCCACACAAATAAACAAGTAGTATTGATTTATCGGAAAACGACGACCTTGAACTGACATTGCACAGGATGCATCCCtgaattattttaacataagaCTTCCCTTTACACGTAGAAGTGGTGAATACTGAAGTTTTCAAATACTCAAATACATGACACGTTAGCGTATAGCACAAAAATAAGTAGGttaatggtaatacactgtTTCAATAACATAAGCTAAATTTGAaacatctgattatctacgtgtatttatgcaataaatgtaattattatttttataataattattataggtatatagtAATAAGAGCATGactatactttaaaacaaaggtaaaaaaaaaattataaaataaaaacgagcgTACAAAACGGGCCTTGGTCAAAGAATCCCAAAACAAACCTCTGAcggcctccctggcgcaatggtgagcgctgtgaatttaagtaggaggtcgttggttggttggtattttttttatttctgaattttctctggtctgctctggtgggaggctttggccgtggcttgttaccaccctaccgacaaagacgtgccgctaagcgatttagtgttcctgtgAGATGTCGTGTAGCAACCGATTAGGGGCTAtgaccatactccctaacaggttagcccgctatcatgttagactgcgtcatcactcaGAACTAGAGATTAGAGTCAAGGAGTAACCTGTGGTAGGTTTACTTAACTAggttttttatcaccatctcacagttatttaatgtttagctatgaagttagaattcataccgaagcttttttatcacacacatacaatccttaatattatactaggcattttctataagtttacattttatataaactttgaagttatcgagagacatctcaaggatttcatctggtaatttgttataaaaatatatacaattacccttaaatgatttactaattttatgcagcctagtaaactgcactacaagtttatttgtaCTTCTAATTTGAATAAGAGCATAAGAATATATAACTTATTGCCTCCAGGTTTCCGTGACTTACCACTTAAACGCTTTACGAGGGATCTCTGGCTGTGGTTTTTGAATAAGTGTTATTATTCAGTAAATGAAATGTTGTCtacgaataaatatataatgtagcctctacgcacgtttcgctccgaaaccggaacatcctcaggagatgttgactttacaatgaataattgttaaaacacttaacaattatttggtgtggagcataaggattgaagaaattataacaccatacagattctgctgctgttcccggattatagcaaattaagcttaatttcataatatattatagacttccgcaaagtaacgccttttTCTATccaagtgttgctttgtttatatgcGATGTTTATTTTGCTtggaccgtcaattattactgtaaaaaaaatgccTTTTATGTTTCTTCATTCATTATCAACATAATTGTGTGATAAACAAATTGTgtgataatatttctttattggcTGTAAGCAGGCTTTTTCTTTAGGAAttccataaaaataaagcttaattttcgaaTTGTATAGCAagttaggcttaattttcatattatttctgTTAGTTTATGGGGTCGTCTTACCGGCCCAGGAATCCGTCACTGCTTTATCTAATTTGCTCTGAGCTTTTTTTGTTAGACTTGGTCGCTAACTATGCCTCATATGAAGGCTCAGTtactcagcaggcgatggagagagctacgtgctacgagtatctctacgtgatcaaatagaggagatccgtaggagaactagagttaccgacatagctcagcgagtcgtgaagctgaagtggcaatgggcagg is part of the Pararge aegeria chromosome 2, ilParAegt1.1, whole genome shotgun sequence genome and encodes:
- the LOC120634332 gene encoding protein lethal(2)essential for life-like; amino-acid sequence: MFGRQFDGKKHRKSQNELRAFYQIVPKGYFDSIDSEFGRVADIIERVALKESHVSDYNKFQVNVDVQHFKPEEISVKVLDGYIIIECKHNEREDAHGFVSRHFLRKYPLPAGCLPDTVESSLSSDGVLTVTAPRILAMPSSGERIVVVVKTGPVRKKDGPFWM